The genomic stretch TCAAAGCATAATCTACCGTTTTTAGCTAGGGGAGCTGGTACAGGTCTAAGCGGTGGAGCAATTCCTCTCAACAATGAAGTAGTTATTAGCCTTGTTCGAATGAAGCGCTTGGTGAGCGTGGATCTTGAAAACCGACAGGCAGTTGTTGAGCCTGGATTCATTAATTTAAAGCTCACAAACTCAATTGCAGATAAAGGCTATTATTACGCTCCTGATCCATCAAGTCAATACTGTTGTACAATTGGAGGCAACGTTGCGGAAAACGCAGGCGGCGCTCATTGTTTAAAGTATGGCGTCACAACAAATCATATTTTAGCACTTGAAGTAGTATTGCCAAATGGTGAAATCATTACTATTGGGGGAGAAGGTATTCAGGATACGCCAGGCTATGATCTTTTGGGACTGTTAACTGGCTCCGAAGGAACGCTTGGAATCGTAACGAAGATTACAGTTCGGATCTTAAAAAACCCTGAAGCCAAGCAGACGGTGCTAGCTTATTTTGACCATGTTTCAGATGGAAGCCAAGCGGTGTCTGACATCATTTCAGCGGGTATCGTTCCAGCTGCTCTTGAAATGATGGATAAGATTGCGATTGAAGGTGTCGAGGCAGCGGCATTCCCAGTGGGCCACCCAAAAGACATTGAAGCGGTATTGCTTATTGAAGTGGATGGAATCTTAGCTGGCATTGGGGAACAAATTGATGAAATTCTTGCCGTTTGTCGACGGCATCACGTCAGAGAAGTAAAAGTAGCAAAAGATGAACAAGAGCGAGCAAGCTGGTGGGCAAACCGGAAAACGGGTTTTGGAGCGATGGGAGCAATCTCACCCGATTATCTAGTACAAGACGGCGTTATCCCGAGAAGCAAACTGCCAGAAGTGCTGGAGCGAATTAACGAAGTTAGCAAGCAATATGAGTTAAGAATTGCGAATATCTTTCACGCTG from Bacillus sp. 1780r2a1 encodes the following:
- a CDS encoding FAD-binding protein is translated as MKKKKIRSNDVHILALAALVEGRGSILYEEADLLAYDCDGFTVHRKLPRAVVFPENAEEVAKVVRYCSKHNLPFLARGAGTGLSGGAIPLNNEVVISLVRMKRLVSVDLENRQAVVEPGFINLKLTNSIADKGYYYAPDPSSQYCCTIGGNVAENAGGAHCLKYGVTTNHILALEVVLPNGEIITIGGEGIQDTPGYDLLGLLTGSEGTLGIVTKITVRILKNPEAKQTVLAYFDHVSDGSQAVSDIISAGIVPAALEMMDKIAIEGVEAAAFPVGHPKDIEAVLLIEVDGILAGIGEQIDEILAVCRRHHVREVKVAKDEQERASWWANRKTGFGAMGAISPDYLVQDGVIPRSKLPEVLERINEVSKQYELRIANIFHAGDGNLHPLILFDMAKPGETDRALKAGSECLQICADVGGTITGEHGVGIEKKEEMKFVFTDEEILAQTNIREVFNPENLLNAGKLFPTPSRCAEIKRDLKDKQTAGRP